The segment ACTGGGACTTCCGCCAGGCGGCGCTGCACCAGCGCCTCTCCGAGCTGTTTCCGCTGCTGATGTCTGCGCTCGGCAGCCTGCAACCGGCCTCCGGCACGCTGCTGATCAATCGCACGCTGGAAGGCCACTACTGGAACCTTTACCGCCTGGGCGCCCGCCTGCCCATCGCCGATATCCTGGCCGGACATATCGAACGCTGGCAGCAGGACGCACGGCACCCGCAAACCTGATGACACTGGAGCACGAAATGCAGATGCAGTCTTTTCCTTCGGGCTATCGCGCCCTCGTCATCGGTGCATCCGGTGGCATCGGCGCGGCGCTGGTCGCGGCCCTGCGCGAGGACCCGCGTTGTGCGCAGGTGGTCGAACTCGGTCGCGCGACGCAGCCGGCGCTCGACCTCGCCGAGCCGGCGAGCATCGAGCGGGCCGCGGCGGAGCTGGCCGGGCAGGGGGCGTTCCAGCTGATCGTCAATGCTGCCGGCGTGCTGCACGGCGAATCCTTCATGCCGGAGAAGCGCCTGGCCGATCTGAACCCGGCGCAGTTGCTGGCCACGTTCCAGGTCAACACCTTCGGCCCTGCGCTGCTGCTGCGCTACTTCTGCGGGTTGCTCGACCGTCAGCGCGGTGTGCTGGCGATGCTTTCGGCCAAGGTCGGCAGTATCGGCGACAACCGCCTCGGTGGCTGGTACAGCTACCGCGCCTCGAAGGCCGCACTGAACATGCTGATCAAAACGGCAGCCATCGAGGTGCGGCGCAGCCAGCCGAACGCGGTGCTGCTGGCCTTGCACCCCGGTACGGTGAACTCGGCCCTCTCGCAGCCGTTTCGTGGCGCCGAGATCGGCCGGCCGGCGGCCGTGGCGGCTCACGATCTGCTGCGGGTGATCGACAGCCTTGGCCCCGAGGCGAGCGGCAGTTTTCACGCCTATGACGGGCAGCCGTTGCCCTGGTAGCGGCCATGCCGGTATCCGCTGGCAGAGCCGGCGGGCATGGCGCCTCGCCGGCCACGTGCGGCCGGTGAGCTGAACTTGTGCCGCGCCGCCGCTCCCTAATGGAAACCCGGTCCACTGGAGCCTGTGCGGTTTCCCAGGATTTTTCTGCTTGGCGTGCTGCTGTTTCTGTTCACCGCGATGGATATCACCAAGACCACGCTGTCCACGCGTGGCGGTGGCCTGCTTACCAACGCCGTCGCCCGCTCGGTCAGGGCCTGTTTCTTCGTCGCTGCGGACTGCAGGGGAGAGTCGAGACTGCTCGAGTACAGCGGGCAATGCGTGTTGCTGGCGGTGCTGGCCAGCTGGATTCTGGCGCTCTGGGCGAGTCTGTTCCTGGTCCTGGCGTCCAGCCCCGGCTCGGTGATTTCAAGCAACACCCGAATGCCGGCGGACCTGTGGGAAACGCTCTATTACGCCGGTTTCACCCTTTCGACACTGGGTGTCGGCGACTATGTCGCAGCCGGCGATGGCTGGCGGGTACTGTCCAGTGCTGCGGCGTTCTGCGGCCTGACCTTCATCACCGCCGCGATCACCTACATCGTTCCGGTGCTGTCGGCGGTAAACCTGCAGAATCAGCTCGGCTTGCTGATCAACAGCCTGGGGCGATCGCCGCAGGAGCTGCTGATCAACAGTTGGAACGGCGCGGATTTCTCCGGCTTCTACGACAACGCGGACAAGTTGCGCGAACTGCTGGTACAGCACACGCTCAACCACCATGCCTATCCCGTCATCCATTGCTTCCACAACTGCGATGCACAAAGGAGCGTCGTTCCGGCGCTGGTGATCCTCGACGAGGCGGTGCGAATGCTCGAAAGCCTTCCGCCACAGGTGCCGCAGAACCGCCTGAAGCGCCGGATGCTGCGCAAGGCGCTCGACCGCCATATCGAAATGCTGCAGAGCCACCCGGCCGATCCGCAGGCCGTTCGGGCAGAGCCGCCAGCGGACCTGGCGCCGCTGAAGGCCGCTGGCATCCCCATCGACGAGTCGGCTTATCGGCCATGCGAGCAGGCGGCAGCGGCACGCCGCGAGGCGCTGGGCGCCTTGCTCGTCGCCGACGGCTGGAACTGGCGGCACATCTACCGGCAGGCCGCTGCGCCAGGCTGAGGCGATCGCGGTCGCGTTTTGCCAGAGGCCAATGACGAGCGCCGGGCGGCATGCCAGCCGACACCGGCGCCGCGCCCTGCACGGTCAGGTGTCGCTGCCGACCGGGATCTCGAAGGCAATGCTCCAGTTGTGCAGCGGGTAGGGCTTGTCCACCAGCGCGGGGATGTTTTCCTCGGGCTGCATGCCGGGGCGGAACTCATAGTTCGATTCGGCGCGCAGCGTGTCGCTGTCGCGCAGCTGCCCGGCGCCGCCGACACCGAAGCTGGCATAGCTGACGCGCGGCTGGCCGACCATCGGCCGCGCGGTGCGCAGGCGCACGATGGTGTCGGCGGCCAGGTCCACCGCCTCGATGGGCACCTCGCCCTTGTCGTCGTGGAGCATGAAGCCCTTGTTCTTCACTTCGCGCGCCTGGTGGCCGAGGTAGGGCTCGTCGAACACCAGCGGTGGATGCGGCACCTGGAAGTCAATCAGCACCTGGCGAGCCGAGCCGGTCGCGCTGCGTGGGGCCAGCGGCACCCAGCCTTTGCGCTCGACGACCACGCGCTGATAGACCTTGCCGAGCATCTGGCCGAACCAGCGATAGCCGTTCGCCGACAGGTGCACGCCCTTGTCGGTGTAGGGGTAGACCGGCCCGACCAGGTACCAGCCCGGCTCTTCCTTGGACAGCTCCCACTGGGCCATGCCGACCGCCAGCGAGCCGTCCTTCACCGACGACTTGGCATCGGTCTGGTAGCTGAGAAACGCCGGCGGGCGCTGCTGGCCGCTGATCGCCATGGCGTCCATGTCCAGGTCGTCGCGCAACCGGCGCAGCTTGTCCTTGTAGTAGGCCTTGTCGTTGCGCCCGCCATTGGTCTCGCTGTAGTCGTACTCGCCCTGCAGCCAGAAGATCGCGCTGACCGCGTAGCTGCCGCCTTCGGCACCGGCGACGCGCTTGGCTTCGCGCATGGCCTGGGTGGCGCGCTCGTACTCGCCGGTGCCGTCGCGTTTGGACAGCTGGGCGATCGAGCGGCCCGAGGTGGCCGCGTTGCTCGCCAGCAACAGGTGCTGCGGGTCGGCCTTGAGCTTGTGCTGCTGCAGATACAGGCGGCGCGCGAGGTTGAGTGCGCCGACTTCCACCGACTCACCCTCTTCCTGGGCATGCGCGTCCAGCTGCCGCACCTCCGCGCTGGCCAGCAGCTGCGCGGCGTCGCTCTTGCGCTGAACCACCGCGCGCAGCGGCGTGAAGGTCGGTTGGCCGACAGGCGCGAACTTCGCCCCGCTGAACGCCGCCGAGCGGGTCGCCTGGCCCAGCATCAGGTTGTCGTAGCGCGGCTCGACCGACAGGGCCGGCCAGCCTTCGGCGGCCGAGGCCAGCGACTGGCCGTAGGTGATCACGTGGTTGTAGCGGCTGGTCAGCGGCTCGCTGTAGCGATTCTCGGCGGCGAGGCGCTCGGCGGTTTCGCGTTTGTTGCGCGCATCGCGCGTGCGCAGGTCGTCGGCGCTGGCCGCGAGCGGCGCGGCGAGCAACAGCGAAAGGGTGAGGGCAAGGGGCGGGCTGCAGCGATCCATAAAGCAACCTTGTCGAATGATCGGGTGTTTTTCGACGCTTTTCGCTGGCACTAGTTCGATTGCTGCTGGCCTTGTTGATGGCTATTGGCCTGCACCGAATGGGTGCAAATCAACCTCAGAAACAATTTGACGCATCCGCCAGGCAGGTCTAGATTCGCTTCCCGTATCACTAATGAGAACAATTCTAATTTAGATTAATGGTGGAGGAAGCGGTGAACGCACTCGCTCACGCGGTTGCCCCGATGGCCCAGGCAGGGCCGACAGTGGCGCTTGGTTTCAGATTCTATTCGCCGGTCGGCGGTCTCGAAGCCGCGGGCTGCCTGGAGACGATCGACCAGCCGGCCGGCGACGCAGGCGAGGCGCTCGGCGCGGCCCTGCATGACGCCTTCGGCCGGGCCCGGGCTGCCGGGCTCGACAACCCGACCGCCGTCGGTGTGATCCCCTTCGACAAGACGCAGCCCTCGCGGCTGTTCATTCCCGAACATCTGGTCAGGCTACCGCCGAGCCCCGCGCCGACGGCAGTCTGCGGCTTGCCCTGCGGGCAGCCGCGCAGCTGCCAGGCGCAGCCCGATCGCGCCGGGTTCGAGGCCGGCGTGCGCCAGGCGCTCGAGCACCTGCAGCGCGGCACCTTGAGCAAGACCGTGCTGGCGCGCCTGCTGCGCCTGGAGTTCGAGCGCGCGCCCTGTGTGCCGACGCTGTTCCAGCGCCTGCGCCGGCAGAACCCGGAGGCCTATCACTTCTGCGTCGGGCTGCCCGAAGGCGGTGTGCTGGTCGGCGCCAGCCCGGAGCTGCTGCTGCGCAAGGACGGGCGGCAGGTGCTGACGCATCCGCTGGCCGGTTCGGCACGGCGCCAGCGCGACGTCGATGCCGACGACGCCGCGGCCGATCGCCTGCTGGCCTCGGCCAAGGATCGCCACGAGCATCGCCTGGTCATCGAGCAGATCCGCCGGCAACTGGCACCGCTGTGCGAGCGCCTGGTCATTCCGGCGCAGCCGTCGCTGTTCGCGACGAGCAAGCTGTGGCACCTGGCGACCCGTATCGAAGGCCAGCTGCAGGCCGAGCAGTCGGCGCTGACATTGGCCTGTCGCCTGCACCCGACGCCTGCGCTGTGCGGCTTTCCCACCGACGTCGCCAAGCGTCTGATCGGCGAACTGGAGCCGTTCGACCGCGGCGTGTTCGGCGGCATCGTCGGCTGGTGCGATGCCGCCGGCAACGGGGAATGGGCCGTGGCGATCCGCTGTGGCGTGATCGAGCGGCGCCAGGTGCGGCTGTTCGCCGGCGCCGGCGTGGTCAGCGCGTCCTCGCCGGAACAGGAATGGCAGGAAACCACGACCAAGCTCGGCACCATGCTGGCGGCCTTCGGGCTCGAGGGGGGCGCGGCATGAGCCTGGTGCCCTTCACGCCCTGGCCGCAGGCCTTTGCCGAGCGGTATCGCCGCGCCGGCTACTGGCTCGGCGAGCCGCTCTGCCACCTGCTCAGCCGCCAGGCGCAACAGCGGCCTGCAGCGACCGCGGTGCTCGACGGCGAGCGCCGGCTCAGCTACGCCGAACTCGAGGCGCTGTCCGGCAACCTCGCCCAGCGCCTGGCCAACCAGGGGCTGGGCTGGGGCGACCGCGCACTGGTGCAGTTGGGCAACCAGGCGGAGTTCTATGTGGTGTTCTTCGCCCTGCTCAAGGTCGGTGTGGTGCCGGTCAATGCGCTGTTCAGCCACAACCGCGTGGAGCTCAGTGCCTATGCCGAGCAGATCCAGCCGCGCCTGCTGATCGCCAGCCGCGCGCACCCGCTGTTCGCCGACGACGCCTTTCTCGACGCGCTGATGACGCGGGTGCCGACCCTCGACAGCGTGCTGCTTGCCGGTGCCGACGACGCGATGATCGACCTGCGCGCCTGGCTCGACCCGGTGGTGCCCGAGCGGGCGCCGTGCCCGACGCCGGCCGGCGAGGTCGCGTTCTTCCAGCTTTCCGGCGGCAGCACCGGCACGCCGAAACTGATCCCGCGCACGCACGATGACTACTACTACAGCGTGCGGCGCAGCGTGGAGATCTGCGGCTTCGATGCCGACACGCGCTACCTCTGCGCGCTGCCCGCCGCGCACAACTTCCCGCTGAGTTCGCCGGGCGCGCTCGGTGTGTTCGTTGCCGGTGGCTGCGTGGTGCTTGCGCCCGACCCCGGGCCGGCGACCTGTTTTCCGCTGATTGCGCGGCACCGGGTAAACGTCGCCGCACTGGTGCCGCCGGCCCTGTCGCTCTGGCTGCAGGCCGCGCCACGCCATCGGGCGGAGCTGGCCTCGCTTTCGCTGTTGCAGGTCGGCGGCGCGCGCCTGCCCGAAGCTCAGGCGCGGCAGGTGCCGGAGCGTCTGGGGTGCCGCCTGCAGCAGGTCTTCGGCATGGCCGAAGGGCTGGTGAACTACACCCGGCTGGAGGACGACGACGAACGAGTCTTCGCCACCCAGGGGCAGCCGATGAGCCCGGACGACGAGCTGCGGGTGGTCGATCGCGATGGCCAGCCGGTGCCTCCCGGCGTGACCGGCGCGCTGCTGACACGCGGCCCTTACACCATCCGTGGCTACTTCCAGGCGCCCGCGCACAACGCCAGCGCCTTCGATGCCGAGGGCTTCTATCGTTCCGGCGACCTGGTGCAGCAGCGGGCCGACGGCTATCTGGTGGTGGTCGGGCGCATCAAGGACCAGATCAACCGCGGCGGCGAAAAGATCGCGGCCGAAGAGGTGGAAAACCTGCTCCTGGCCCATCCGGCCGTCACCCATGCGGCGCTGGTCGCCATGCCCGACGAGGCCATGGGCGAGAAGAGCTGCGCATTCATCGCCAGTACCGACCCTGCGCTCAAGGGCTCACAACTGCGCCGCTTCCTGCGTGAGCAGGGGCTGGCCGACTACAAGCTCCCCGACCGCTTCGAGCGCCTCGCAACCTTGCCCACCACGGCGGTGGGCAAGCTCGACAAGACCCAGCTGCGCCGGCTGCTCGCTGCCCGGCGTTGTACCCCCGAATAAGGATTTCGTTGATGGCCATTCCCTCGCTCATGCCCTATGCCGTGCCTACCGAATGGGCGGCCAACCGCGTCGACTGGACGCTGGAACCGGCGCGCGCGGCGCTGCTGATTCATGACATGCAGGACTACTTCCTCGACTTCTGGGGCGCGGACAGCCCCTTCGTCGCCGCATTGGTCGAGCGCCTGGCGGCGCTGTGCGCGCATTGCCGGGCGCTCGGCATTCCGGTGATCTACACCGCGCAGCCGGGCGAGCAGGCGGCCGCCGACCGCGCGTTGCTCAACGACCTGTGGGGCCCGGGCCTGACGCGTGCACCCACGCGCCAGGGTATCGTCGCCGGGCTGGCCCCGCAGGCCGGCGATACGGTGCTCGCCAAGTGGCGCTACAGCGCCTTCCAGCGCTCGCCGCTCGAGCACCTGCTCGCCGAGCTGCGTCGCGACCAGCTGATCATCGGCGGCGTCTATGGCCACATCGGCTGCCTGATGACCGCCTGCGACGCCTTCATGCGCGACGTGCAGCCCTTTCTCCTGGCCGATGGCATCGCCGACTTCAGCGCGGCCGAGCACCGCATGGCGCTGGACTATGTCGCCGGGCGCTGCGGCAAGGTGCTCGCCTGCCGCGAAGTGCTGAGCCTCGGCAGCAGGGGCGCATTCAGTCGCGAGGCGCTGCAGGCGCGCCTGCTCGAGCTGCTCGATGAGGTGGACGAGCCGTTCGATGCCGATGCCAACCTGCTCGACTATGGGCTCGATTCGATTCAGGTCATGACCCTGCTCAGCGAATGGCGCGAGCGCGGCCTGGAGCTGACCTTCACCGACCTGGCGCGCACGCCGACGCTCAATGGCTGGTGGGCGCTGATCCAGGCGCAGGGAGGTGCCGCATGATTGCGCTCGGCGTGCCGCAGCAGGGGCTCTGGTCGGCCTACCTGCTGAACGAGGACCGGGCGATGTTCAACACCGCCGAGTGCATCGCCTTTGCCGGCAAGGTGCGGACCGAGGTCTTGCTCGAGGCGCTGCGGGCGGCGGTGGACGACTGCGAGGCGCTCTGCGGACATTTCGTGCGCAGCGGCGACGCCGCCTTCTTCCAGCCCGCTGCGCTGCCGCTGGAGGTGCAGCGCCTCGCCATCCCTGCCGA is part of the Stutzerimonas balearica DSM 6083 genome and harbors:
- a CDS encoding SDR family NAD(P)-dependent oxidoreductase — translated: MQMQSFPSGYRALVIGASGGIGAALVAALREDPRCAQVVELGRATQPALDLAEPASIERAAAELAGQGAFQLIVNAAGVLHGESFMPEKRLADLNPAQLLATFQVNTFGPALLLRYFCGLLDRQRGVLAMLSAKVGSIGDNRLGGWYSYRASKAALNMLIKTAAIEVRRSQPNAVLLALHPGTVNSALSQPFRGAEIGRPAAVAAHDLLRVIDSLGPEASGSFHAYDGQPLPW
- a CDS encoding potassium channel family protein, whose product is MLLFLFTAMDITKTTLSTRGGGLLTNAVARSVRACFFVAADCRGESRLLEYSGQCVLLAVLASWILALWASLFLVLASSPGSVISSNTRMPADLWETLYYAGFTLSTLGVGDYVAAGDGWRVLSSAAAFCGLTFITAAITYIVPVLSAVNLQNQLGLLINSLGRSPQELLINSWNGADFSGFYDNADKLRELLVQHTLNHHAYPVIHCFHNCDAQRSVVPALVILDEAVRMLESLPPQVPQNRLKRRMLRKALDRHIEMLQSHPADPQAVRAEPPADLAPLKAAGIPIDESAYRPCEQAAAARREALGALLVADGWNWRHIYRQAAAPG
- a CDS encoding sialate O-acetylesterase encodes the protein MDRCSPPLALTLSLLLAAPLAASADDLRTRDARNKRETAERLAAENRYSEPLTSRYNHVITYGQSLASAAEGWPALSVEPRYDNLMLGQATRSAAFSGAKFAPVGQPTFTPLRAVVQRKSDAAQLLASAEVRQLDAHAQEEGESVEVGALNLARRLYLQQHKLKADPQHLLLASNAATSGRSIAQLSKRDGTGEYERATQAMREAKRVAGAEGGSYAVSAIFWLQGEYDYSETNGGRNDKAYYKDKLRRLRDDLDMDAMAISGQQRPPAFLSYQTDAKSSVKDGSLAVGMAQWELSKEEPGWYLVGPVYPYTDKGVHLSANGYRWFGQMLGKVYQRVVVERKGWVPLAPRSATGSARQVLIDFQVPHPPLVFDEPYLGHQAREVKNKGFMLHDDKGEVPIEAVDLAADTIVRLRTARPMVGQPRVSYASFGVGGAGQLRDSDTLRAESNYEFRPGMQPEENIPALVDKPYPLHNWSIAFEIPVGSDT
- a CDS encoding isochorismate synthase, which codes for MNALAHAVAPMAQAGPTVALGFRFYSPVGGLEAAGCLETIDQPAGDAGEALGAALHDAFGRARAAGLDNPTAVGVIPFDKTQPSRLFIPEHLVRLPPSPAPTAVCGLPCGQPRSCQAQPDRAGFEAGVRQALEHLQRGTLSKTVLARLLRLEFERAPCVPTLFQRLRRQNPEAYHFCVGLPEGGVLVGASPELLLRKDGRQVLTHPLAGSARRQRDVDADDAAADRLLASAKDRHEHRLVIEQIRRQLAPLCERLVIPAQPSLFATSKLWHLATRIEGQLQAEQSALTLACRLHPTPALCGFPTDVAKRLIGELEPFDRGVFGGIVGWCDAAGNGEWAVAIRCGVIERRQVRLFAGAGVVSASSPEQEWQETTTKLGTMLAAFGLEGGAA
- a CDS encoding (2,3-dihydroxybenzoyl)adenylate synthase — protein: MSLVPFTPWPQAFAERYRRAGYWLGEPLCHLLSRQAQQRPAATAVLDGERRLSYAELEALSGNLAQRLANQGLGWGDRALVQLGNQAEFYVVFFALLKVGVVPVNALFSHNRVELSAYAEQIQPRLLIASRAHPLFADDAFLDALMTRVPTLDSVLLAGADDAMIDLRAWLDPVVPERAPCPTPAGEVAFFQLSGGSTGTPKLIPRTHDDYYYSVRRSVEICGFDADTRYLCALPAAHNFPLSSPGALGVFVAGGCVVLAPDPGPATCFPLIARHRVNVAALVPPALSLWLQAAPRHRAELASLSLLQVGGARLPEAQARQVPERLGCRLQQVFGMAEGLVNYTRLEDDDERVFATQGQPMSPDDELRVVDRDGQPVPPGVTGALLTRGPYTIRGYFQAPAHNASAFDAEGFYRSGDLVQQRADGYLVVVGRIKDQINRGGEKIAAEEVENLLLAHPAVTHAALVAMPDEAMGEKSCAFIASTDPALKGSQLRRFLREQGLADYKLPDRFERLATLPTTAVGKLDKTQLRRLLAARRCTPE
- a CDS encoding isochorismatase family protein; translated protein: MAIPSLMPYAVPTEWAANRVDWTLEPARAALLIHDMQDYFLDFWGADSPFVAALVERLAALCAHCRALGIPVIYTAQPGEQAAADRALLNDLWGPGLTRAPTRQGIVAGLAPQAGDTVLAKWRYSAFQRSPLEHLLAELRRDQLIIGGVYGHIGCLMTACDAFMRDVQPFLLADGIADFSAAEHRMALDYVAGRCGKVLACREVLSLGSRGAFSREALQARLLELLDEVDEPFDADANLLDYGLDSIQVMTLLSEWRERGLELTFTDLARTPTLNGWWALIQAQGGAA